Proteins encoded within one genomic window of Eurosta solidaginis isolate ZX-2024a chromosome 1, ASM4086904v1, whole genome shotgun sequence:
- the Usp12-46 gene encoding ubiquitin carboxyl-terminal hydrolase 46 isoform X5, with protein MGANVSQLEREIGSDLFPPNEHYFGLVNFGNTCYSNSVLQALYFCKPFREKVLEYKAKNKRPKETLLSCLADLFYNIATQKKKVGSIAPKKFIARLRKEKEEFDNYMQQDAHEFLNFLINHINEIILAERHASKNCNTLNGSSTGGASVGGGSGGGGGVTSTASKSSSSTSTSTTASNSTSNGTCTNSSGSLNGVGGVGIGICSGNDYASTPTQANAANTEPTWVHEIFQGILTSETRCLNCETVSSKDENFFDLQVDVDQNTSITHCLRCFSNTETLCSDNKFKCDNCCSYQEAQKRMRVKKLPMILALHLKRFKYMEQFNRHIKVSHRVVFPLELRLFNTSDDAVNPDRLYDLMAVVIHCGSGPNRGHYISIVKSHGLWLLFDDDMVDKIEASTIEDFYGLTSDIQKSSETGYILFYQSRDCASS; from the coding sequence ATGGGCGCAAATGTCTCACAGTTGGAACGTGAAATTGGCTCTGATCTTTTTCCGCCTAATGAACATTATTTTGGTTTGGTGAATTTCGGCAATACTTGCTATAGCAACTCGGTGTTGCAGGCGCTTTATTTTTGCAAACCCTTCCGCGAGAAAGTACTTGAATATAAAGCCAAAAATAAGCGGCCAAAGGAGACATTACTCTCCTGTTTGGCggatttgttttataatattgCAACACAGAAGAAAAAGGTCGGCTCGATTGCACCGAAAAAATTCATTGCACGACTGCGCAAAGAAAAGGAGGAATTTGATAATTATATGCAACAAGATGCacatgaatttttaaattttctcataAATCATATAAATGAAATCATATTGGCTGAACGACATGCAAGCAAGAATTGTAATACATTGAATGGTAGCAGCACTGGCGGCGCCAGTGTTggcggcggcagcggcggcggcggcggtgtcACTTCTACTGCCAGTAAATCTTCTTCGTCCACTAGCACATCGACAACTGCCTCGAACTCTACGTCCAACGGTACTTGCACCAATTCATCGGGCTCATTAAACGGTGTAGGCGGTGTTGGTATTGGCATATGTAGCGGCAACGATTACGCTTCGACACCGACTCAAGCAAATGCTGCCAATACCGAACCAACTTGGGTACATGAAATTTTTCAAGGCATATTAACATCAGAGACACGCTGCCTCAATTGTGAGACTGTCAGTAGTAAGGATGAGAATTTCTTTGATCTACAAGTTGATGTTGATCAAAATACTTCGATAACACATTGTTTGCGTTGTTTCAGTAATACTGAAACACTTTGTtctgataataaatttaaatgtgaCAATTGTTGCAGTTACCAAGAGGCTCAAAAGCGTATGCGCGTCAAAAAGTTACCAATGATATTGGCTTTGCATTTGAAACGTTTTAAGTATATGGAACAATTTAACCGTCATATCAAAGTATCGCATCGTGTCGTATTTCCGCTTGAGTTACGTTTATTCAATACATCTGATGATGCGGTCAATCCAGATCGTCTATATGATTTAATGGCCGTTGTAATACACTGTGGATCGGGACCGAATCGTGGTCATTATATAAGCATTGTTAAGAGTCATGGATTATGGTTATTATTTGATGATGATATGGTAGATAAAATTGAGGCATCAACTATTGAAGACTTTTATGGATTAACTTCGGATATACAGAAATCATCGGAAACGGGTTATATATTATTTTATCAATCGCGTGATTGCGCGTCATCGTAA